The following are encoded together in the Ralstonia insidiosa genome:
- a CDS encoding DMT family transporter, with amino-acid sequence MASSSAARAAHHRRTLQWGYRWALWAAILWGAWYVPGTAVWHESPFGALDLSDPRVFLTCAAVITAFHSCMVVLFQWVWLGTLGKLGDYFRTIGQFRKISRWYFIAAVAGGLMANFGSYLAMGYVGAVFAAVAGLLYPVVGATVAKLWYNERISARAAVGIAIIILGGVAIYAPALMAESHSGGNQWIGYLGGAMAAIGWGLEGAIVGRAMDVTDPDCGVSIRYTAEAIYWVVLILPAIALFAHVPVPVTTIVSGIVHSKALLWLAVGGLTFSFCAVAWYKSFPLIGVGRGQALGAFYAMFATIFTAVFTLQFPEWYFLIGLALVIFGGFVMVSESSENLEVIRGTAPAIPTTTTATTETHA; translated from the coding sequence TTGGCTTCATCCTCCGCCGCCCGCGCGGCACATCATCGACGTACGCTGCAGTGGGGCTACCGCTGGGCGCTATGGGCCGCGATTCTGTGGGGCGCCTGGTACGTGCCGGGCACGGCCGTCTGGCATGAATCGCCATTCGGTGCGCTGGACCTCTCCGATCCGCGCGTCTTCCTGACCTGCGCGGCCGTCATCACGGCATTCCACAGCTGCATGGTGGTGCTGTTCCAGTGGGTGTGGCTCGGCACGCTAGGCAAGCTGGGCGACTACTTCCGCACCATCGGCCAGTTCCGCAAGATCTCGCGCTGGTACTTCATTGCCGCCGTGGCCGGCGGACTGATGGCCAACTTCGGCTCGTACCTGGCGATGGGCTACGTGGGCGCGGTGTTTGCGGCAGTGGCCGGCCTCCTCTACCCCGTGGTGGGCGCGACGGTGGCCAAGCTTTGGTACAACGAGCGCATCAGCGCGCGGGCGGCGGTGGGCATCGCCATCATCATCCTGGGCGGCGTGGCGATCTATGCGCCGGCGCTGATGGCCGAATCGCACAGCGGCGGCAACCAGTGGATCGGCTACCTGGGCGGCGCCATGGCCGCCATCGGTTGGGGGCTGGAAGGCGCGATCGTCGGCCGCGCGATGGACGTGACCGACCCCGACTGCGGTGTCTCCATCCGCTACACCGCCGAGGCCATCTACTGGGTCGTCCTCATCCTGCCGGCCATCGCGCTATTCGCACATGTGCCAGTGCCCGTCACAACCATCGTCTCCGGCATCGTGCACAGCAAGGCGCTGCTGTGGCTGGCGGTGGGCGGGCTCACCTTCTCGTTCTGCGCGGTGGCCTGGTACAAGTCTTTCCCGCTGATCGGCGTGGGGCGCGGGCAGGCGCTGGGGGCGTTCTACGCGATGTTCGCCACGATCTTCACCGCTGTCTTCACGCTGCAGTTTCCGGAGTGGTACTTCCTGATCGGGCTGGCGCTGGTGATCTTCGGCGGCTTCGTGATGGTGTCGGAAAGCTCGGAAAACCTCGAAGTGATCCGCGGCACGGCACCTGCCATTCCCACCACAACAACAGCAACCACGGAGACACACGCATGA
- a CDS encoding helix-turn-helix domain-containing protein translates to MTAASLPSSDGPLDDDSFAGRLKGVLTRGRIQLKQVAAALGVSPSAVHKWTRGGEIEYANLLALARFLNVNWLWLRYGDRALADLEANLSTDTRAREGRQKHLAAIMESEARMTFAQEISGVVTWEWNLLTDAVAYSPNAARLFGRPIRTLDDFWHCVAPEDAPGVQAAIAQNLAEGGVYAHEFRINPAPDTVRWIVSRATLVRDAQDRPVKMIGLSLDITERRTAEAALRDSEALLAKAQQIARLGSWVWEPGSDACRWTDEAYRIFGWVPQATPVTMARYLDAIVPADRARVQAVLDQAVTTRQPYRVEYTIALPDGTRRHIHEEGEAQDPTAATPTMIGAAQDVTAEVEAQAAFRDSEAKLRTLFEQVPVGIAQVSLEGRCLRANPWLCKLLGQPEAALQQRTLLDLTHRDDLARHLRQYGELLAGTVPTYALSLQLVRGDGSAVPVRVTTSLARDPATEAPLHLITVVDLVPEAGAS, encoded by the coding sequence ATGACCGCTGCTTCACTCCCGTCGTCTGACGGCCCGCTCGATGACGACAGCTTTGCCGGCCGCCTCAAAGGCGTGCTGACGCGCGGCCGCATCCAGCTCAAGCAGGTGGCGGCGGCGCTGGGGGTGTCGCCCTCGGCGGTGCATAAGTGGACGCGCGGCGGCGAGATCGAATACGCCAACCTGCTGGCGCTGGCGCGCTTCCTGAACGTGAACTGGCTGTGGCTGCGCTACGGTGACCGCGCGCTGGCCGACCTGGAAGCCAACCTGAGCACCGACACCCGCGCCCGTGAAGGCCGCCAGAAGCACCTGGCCGCCATCATGGAAAGCGAGGCGCGCATGACCTTCGCGCAGGAGATTTCCGGTGTGGTCACGTGGGAGTGGAATCTGCTGACGGATGCGGTGGCGTATTCACCGAATGCCGCGCGGCTGTTCGGCCGGCCGATCCGTACGCTGGACGATTTCTGGCACTGCGTCGCCCCCGAAGACGCACCGGGTGTGCAGGCCGCCATCGCGCAGAACCTGGCCGAGGGCGGTGTCTACGCCCATGAATTCCGCATCAACCCGGCGCCGGATACGGTGCGCTGGATCGTCTCGCGCGCCACACTCGTGCGCGATGCGCAGGACCGCCCGGTCAAGATGATCGGCCTCAGCCTGGACATTACCGAGCGCCGCACGGCCGAGGCCGCGCTGCGCGATTCGGAAGCGCTGCTCGCCAAGGCGCAGCAGATCGCCCGCTTGGGAAGCTGGGTCTGGGAGCCCGGCAGCGACGCCTGCCGCTGGACCGACGAGGCGTACCGCATCTTCGGTTGGGTACCGCAAGCCACGCCGGTGACGATGGCGCGCTACCTGGATGCCATCGTTCCCGCCGATCGCGCCCGTGTGCAGGCCGTGCTGGACCAGGCCGTGACCACACGCCAGCCGTATCGCGTGGAATACACCATCGCCCTGCCCGACGGCACGCGCCGTCATATCCACGAGGAAGGCGAGGCGCAGGACCCGACGGCTGCCACACCCACCATGATCGGCGCCGCGCAGGACGTGACCGCCGAAGTGGAAGCGCAGGCCGCCTTCCGCGACAGCGAAGCCAAGCTGCGCACGCTGTTCGAGCAAGTACCGGTCGGCATCGCGCAAGTCAGCCTGGAGGGCCGCTGCCTGCGCGCAAACCCGTGGCTGTGCAAGCTGCTGGGGCAGCCCGAGGCCGCGCTGCAGCAGCGCACGCTGCTCGATCTCACGCATCGAGATGACCTTGCGCGCCACCTGCGCCAATACGGCGAGCTGCTCGCCGGCACGGTGCCAACCTATGCGCTCTCGCTGCAACTGGTACGCGGCGATGGCTCGGCCGTACCGGTGCGCGTGACCACGTCACTGGCGCGCGATCCGGCCACTGAGGCGCCGTTGCACCTCATCACCGTGGTGGACTTGGTGCCTGAGGCAGGTGCTTCCTAA
- a CDS encoding aldehyde dehydrogenase family protein, with protein MTQASLSTDFRSATLAPRLDLYIDGQWVQPEGGVYRDIVDPANENVLTQAADASVADAQRAIAAARRAFDEGPWRNTGTRERARLLNRIADAIDADAENLATLESLNTGKTIIESRWDMDGIAATFRYFAGLVATESGLVNEAPSHVISRTLREPVGVCGLITPWNYPLLQAAWKIAPALGAGNTIVIKPSNLTPLTTHRFTELLIEVGVPAGVFNLITGAGEAGAELSRNLDVDLVSFTGGAVAGAAVMNAAIGNFKKIGLELGGKNPNIIFDDADFDAAVDHAVNAAFFHAGQVCSAGSRLMLQDGIHDRFVEALVERVKRIRIGNGFEDGTQMGPVQSAFQRQKIVNMVQAGVAEGAVLRCGGKAPEGTQFERGFWLEPTVLTNVNDNMKIATEEIFGPALTIERFSTEEEAVRRANNTPFGLAGAVWTRDLDRANRVSRALRFGTVWANDYHPYFPEAPWGGYKASGIGRELGRGGLDEYTELKHSYINLAPAPMGWFGTDAA; from the coding sequence ATGACGCAAGCTTCTCTTTCCACCGATTTTCGTTCCGCCACGCTGGCACCCCGTCTTGATCTGTATATCGACGGCCAGTGGGTGCAGCCCGAAGGCGGCGTGTACCGCGACATCGTCGATCCTGCCAACGAAAACGTCCTGACGCAGGCCGCCGACGCGTCCGTGGCCGACGCACAGCGCGCCATCGCCGCCGCTCGCCGCGCCTTTGACGAAGGCCCGTGGCGCAACACCGGCACGCGCGAGCGTGCCCGCCTGCTCAACCGCATTGCCGACGCGATCGACGCCGATGCGGAAAACCTCGCCACGCTCGAATCGCTGAACACCGGCAAGACCATCATTGAAAGCCGCTGGGACATGGACGGCATTGCCGCCACGTTCCGCTACTTTGCTGGCCTGGTCGCCACCGAGTCGGGCCTCGTCAACGAAGCCCCGTCGCATGTCATCAGCCGTACGCTGCGCGAGCCGGTGGGCGTGTGCGGCCTCATCACGCCGTGGAACTACCCGCTGCTGCAAGCCGCGTGGAAGATCGCCCCCGCACTGGGTGCGGGCAACACCATCGTCATCAAGCCGAGCAACCTGACGCCGCTGACCACGCATCGCTTTACCGAGCTGCTGATTGAAGTGGGTGTGCCGGCGGGCGTGTTCAACCTGATCACGGGTGCCGGTGAAGCCGGTGCCGAACTGTCGCGCAACCTGGACGTGGATTTGGTCTCGTTCACGGGTGGTGCAGTGGCCGGTGCGGCGGTCATGAATGCCGCCATCGGCAACTTCAAGAAAATCGGCCTGGAGCTGGGCGGCAAGAACCCGAACATCATCTTTGACGATGCGGACTTCGATGCCGCTGTCGATCACGCCGTCAACGCTGCGTTCTTCCACGCCGGCCAGGTGTGCTCGGCCGGCTCGCGCCTGATGTTGCAAGACGGCATTCATGATCGCTTTGTCGAAGCGCTGGTCGAGCGCGTCAAGCGCATCCGCATCGGCAACGGCTTTGAAGACGGCACGCAGATGGGCCCGGTGCAATCGGCCTTCCAGCGCCAGAAGATCGTCAACATGGTGCAAGCCGGTGTGGCCGAGGGCGCAGTGCTGCGCTGTGGCGGCAAGGCGCCGGAAGGCACGCAGTTCGAGCGTGGCTTCTGGCTGGAGCCGACCGTGCTCACCAACGTGAACGACAACATGAAGATCGCCACTGAAGAGATCTTTGGCCCGGCACTGACCATTGAGCGCTTCTCTACCGAAGAAGAGGCCGTGCGCCGTGCCAATAACACGCCGTTCGGCCTAGCCGGCGCTGTGTGGACGCGCGATCTGGACCGCGCCAACCGCGTTTCGCGCGCACTGCGCTTCGGCACGGTGTGGGCGAACGACTATCACCCGTACTTCCCAGAGGCACCGTGGGGCGGCTACAAGGCCAGCGGCATTGGCCGTGAACTCGGCCGCGGTGGCCTGGACGAGTACACCGAACTCAAGCACAGCTACATCAACCTCGCACCGGCCCCGATGGGCTGGTTTGGCACGGACGCTGCGTAA
- the betA gene encoding choline dehydrogenase: MTTNTVQEYDYIIVGAGSAGCVLAARLTEDPDVTVLLLEAGGPDHRWDFRTQMPAALAYPLQGTTYNWAYETEPEPHMNNRRMAQGRGKGLGGSSLINGMCFIRGNAMDYERWASDFQLDDWTYADCLPYFRKSETYDKGANDWHGDAGPLQVTTPKQDNSLLFHAFIEAGEQAGIPATDDLNGYRQEGLGPMDRTVTAKGRRASTSLCYLDTARKRSTLTVLPRVLADRVIFEGTRAVGVEALMDGNRETWRARREVIVTSGAIASPQLLQRSGVGNADELRAMGIHSVAHLPGVGENLQDHLEMYIQYECLRPVSIYESTLWYNKPKVGLEWYMNGTGPGASNHFEAGGFIRSDDSFEWPNIQYHFLPLAVNYDGSNPVKMHGFQCHVGSMRSPSTGYVKLASRDPRDKPRILFNYMAHDVDWREFRAGVRITRDIIAQRAFDQYRGREISPGPSVQTDAEIDAFVRDHAETALHPSCTCKMGSADDPMAVVDNEGRVHGLEGLRVVDASIMPRIVTGNLNAPTIMMAEKIADRIRGVAPLARSDAAFYVHGKSPLQAPAKSLVASELVTA; encoded by the coding sequence TTGACGACAAATACCGTACAGGAATACGACTACATCATCGTGGGCGCAGGTTCGGCCGGCTGCGTGCTGGCCGCGCGCCTGACCGAAGACCCGGACGTGACCGTGCTGCTGCTCGAAGCGGGCGGCCCCGACCACCGCTGGGATTTCCGCACGCAGATGCCGGCTGCGCTGGCCTATCCGCTGCAGGGCACGACGTACAACTGGGCCTACGAAACCGAGCCCGAGCCGCACATGAACAACCGCCGTATGGCGCAGGGCCGCGGCAAGGGGCTGGGCGGCTCGTCGCTCATCAACGGCATGTGTTTCATCCGCGGCAACGCGATGGACTACGAGCGCTGGGCGAGCGACTTCCAACTCGACGATTGGACGTACGCGGATTGCCTGCCGTACTTCCGCAAGTCGGAAACGTACGACAAGGGCGCCAACGATTGGCACGGCGATGCTGGCCCGCTGCAGGTCACCACGCCCAAGCAGGACAACAGCCTGCTGTTCCACGCCTTTATCGAAGCCGGTGAGCAGGCTGGCATTCCAGCCACGGACGACTTGAACGGCTATCGCCAGGAAGGTCTGGGGCCGATGGACCGCACCGTGACCGCCAAGGGCCGCCGTGCCAGTACGTCGCTCTGCTATCTGGATACCGCGCGCAAGCGTTCCACGCTGACGGTGCTGCCGCGCGTGCTGGCGGATCGCGTGATCTTCGAGGGCACGCGTGCCGTGGGCGTCGAAGCGCTGATGGATGGCAACCGCGAAACGTGGCGTGCGCGCCGCGAGGTGATCGTCACCAGCGGCGCCATCGCTTCGCCGCAGTTGCTGCAACGCTCGGGCGTGGGCAATGCGGATGAACTGCGCGCCATGGGCATCCACTCTGTCGCGCACCTGCCGGGTGTGGGTGAAAACCTGCAGGACCACCTGGAGATGTACATCCAGTACGAGTGCCTGCGCCCGGTGTCGATCTACGAATCCACGCTCTGGTACAACAAGCCGAAGGTCGGCCTGGAGTGGTACATGAACGGCACCGGCCCCGGCGCCAGCAACCACTTCGAGGCAGGCGGCTTCATCCGCAGCGATGACAGCTTCGAGTGGCCGAACATCCAGTACCACTTCCTGCCGCTGGCGGTGAATTACGACGGCAGCAACCCGGTGAAGATGCATGGCTTCCAGTGCCACGTTGGGTCGATGCGTTCGCCGTCCACGGGTTACGTGAAGCTTGCCTCGCGCGACCCGCGTGACAAGCCGCGCATCCTGTTCAACTACATGGCGCATGACGTGGACTGGCGCGAATTTCGCGCCGGCGTGCGCATTACGCGCGACATCATCGCGCAGCGCGCATTCGACCAATACCGCGGCCGTGAAATCAGCCCCGGCCCGAGCGTGCAGACCGATGCCGAGATCGACGCCTTCGTGCGCGACCATGCCGAGACCGCGCTGCATCCGTCCTGCACTTGCAAGATGGGCTCGGCCGATGACCCGATGGCCGTGGTCGACAACGAGGGCCGCGTGCATGGGCTGGAAGGCCTGCGCGTGGTCGATGCATCAATCATGCCGCGCATCGTCACCGGCAACCTGAACGCGCCGACGATCATGATGGCCGAGAAGATCGCCGATCGTATTCGTGGCGTGGCACCGCTGGCGCGTTCGGATGCGGCGTTCTACGTGCATGGCAAATCGCCGCTGCAGGCGCCCGCCAAATCGCTGGTCGCCAGCGAACTGGTGACGGCCTGA